Within Topomyia yanbarensis strain Yona2022 chromosome 2, ASM3024719v1, whole genome shotgun sequence, the genomic segment TGGATCATTCCTGGTTTCGGTTGGCCTTCTCCCATAGCCGTCTCGTCCATACGGTTTTCATTCATGTCCGCAGCAAAGAGATTTTCTGTGGCGTGTTGAAGAGTCCCGCAAAATGCGTGACCGTGGTTAGAGCCCCCTGTGTCTCTTGATTTGCTTCGTCTTTGTGTGTACCAAGGACCACTAGAATACAATCCAGTCGAGGTACGGGTGTAAGAACCCTTGTGCGTCTCGATATTATTGCTCAAGGGGGGCCACAAGTTGTCCGTCAGTTCCGGTTGGGGTGTAGCGTCCGCACTGACGGCGCTGCGACTCCCCCGAGAGATAGATGAGAGCAGTGCGTTTACTTCTCGATTGTAGGTTGTTTTTTGTTCGTAACCGTATAGCGGTTGGTCTTTTGTCATAGCCGCGTTGATCGAAGTTTGCGAAATGAAGTCAAGGTTTTGGTGGGCGGGGACGTGTTGCAATTGGTCATCTGCCATAGCCGCGTTGTTTAAAGATTGCGAGCTGGAGTGGATGATTCCTGGTTGCGGTTGGCCCTCCGTCATAACCGCGATATTCAAATTTTTGAGCTGAAGTTCGTGATTCCTGGTTGCAGTTGACAGGAAGTTTGAAGGTGgacggttttttttttacaatggagggcaggctgggacctccgcgtgcccgaacctgtggaggtactgccggaaacagccatggcctgacaggaattgtgtcagatggaagtgaacttccccatggggtcttcccacccagctcgatatgttaggtatcagccggtgggtccacctacctttcgaggagttatcccactcacgctgccatctggcgaccgaggtcaccctggtgcgctcgcgggctcctctatttccacgtaactcgaagcactcctcatcttcccgaatgaccagcccgactggcatcatgctcgctatcacgcaggattcatcgtgtgataccgtaaggtaggcagatatcactctgaggcacatcaagcggtaggtgctctccagtttctgtaggtaactgattaccctcagtgctcttgaccatgacgggccgccgtacctgaggatagaaacggcaacgcctgccagtagcctacgtctactggcgcacacctttgagctgttggacatcatcctcgatagtgccgcaacagaagtcgacgctctcttgcatgtatagtcgacatggccgACAGGTcggcttgtcgtctataatgactccgagagacttcagactccgctgtgaggtgatcgcgacttctcccacacggataactgcatgttgtgccgacttgcagttgttgacgataactacctccgtcttatgataaGCGAGCTCCACGCCTCTCaagctcatccattcctccaccgtgttgatcgagtgttctgcagttagttctacctcagggattaactccccatagacctccaaggttacgatcttgaccccaggagggaacttcagtctcagaaccccgtcatacatgaggttccatagcaccgggcctaggatcgagccctgtgggactctggcggtaatcggaacccttttctgaccggcatcggtctcgtatagcagtatgcggttctggaagtagctttccaggatccggtacagactcGATTGTTatgtcgcattgctccttgacggctgcgacgacatcgtctgcggtcgtgaactcgtccagatgcttacaCTGCaaagtcatttccgcccctaacgacctcACCTTGGCGCCTTCACCctggacctcttgggccaaggccttgtagacagcactggattgtgcgcctcgcttcagcaccaaaagcatttcgcctgtattggtgcgtctcacgctgcgcacgtcttgcccgagggccgagaggctttcggccgccctcatcgactttaggacgttggcatatttgtccttgtcggtttttaaccacaaggcctcgcctctgtccttggccttctttacgggccgcggtgcatccggtgtcggtgtcggcttcttcttggtgaccagcatCCAGGAGTTTacgccccctgccccggttgcaccgagttgctggtaccttctctctgcccggcggggtcattttcgccccggtttacctcgaccaaacggcgtttggccgtgacGGCTACACGTCGTATGGtgttggtttttgcaccctcgcctggtgacttcctagggcgcttcgcgttcgacgccgtcttgcgcttgcccttgcccttgcccttcgaagggaactcagtcgccgcttcgagcgacatggctgctccataaaaggggaaggcccctgtctgggtacctatgtcggccttctctcttccctccctcttggaggccactgtctgagttcctctgtcggacttctcccgacattccaccctcttggcgtaagcctgctgttcctgtcttgcgacacgaacagcttttccgagcaccagcaggctctgtttcagctccttgctgatattttgcttcgcgttagtgaactcgattattgcatcgagctgctccaccactttacgcATCGCGGTTAGAGGCCCGTCCAGGGCATTGGTAGGGCTATcttctaccactgctggggggtcactggtgctgtaggatgcagcccccgtcgctccactacctcatcaaaccacctctagcaaaggggatCGGCACCTCCGTTtcgcgcgagaaagaaaggtccgccacgccagagctccgcagtaacgtggtaagggacgctttcTGTGGGGGTTGCctaggtaccccacaggctccgttaacgatcgagcatctttttcaccccctcgatcactcatccctcggcacgggtcgcttcacgccttgaacttggggttatgaccttttGTTGCTTTACGtgatgaccgcggcccagatcatcacaaccatcctcctttacaagggctttggacctgtagctctggttctcaatagttccaagtacgtaggtttttacagacatgctactattgagatccgtcattcgctagcggagttaaggTGAATGGGGTAGGTCGTTATATGTGTGCTAACAACACCAGAATCTTCACGAACCGGTACATTTGATGCCTGAAGGAATAGCGATTAGTTGCACAAGCGCAACGAATTATGTTCCtgaaactgctagtcaacaacCAGTGTTACTCGGGTTCATTGACTTTTTTCGTCgtaatttttcgttttcttctGAGATTTTCCCCAGACTCAGAATGATTCTTCCGATAAACGTAATTCCTCTTTCTGTCCATCCATCTATTTCTATTTCACGCATAGCATATTCAATAGAACAACGTTATAAATCTTCAACCTTTTTAGCAACACTGTTTTTCATGCAAGCCAATTTACTCTCAAGAGCATCATTGAATGACCTGTTCAGTTTCGACGACAtgatataattcgtttattcgaCACGGAACAATACGCAAACAAAACGAAGCCGTGGGTCTTTCTTATATTTACAACTAATacataaaaaaacaatttaatttgtTACCATTGAATCCGGTGCACTTGATTTACCGTTGCGTGCGGAAATTTGTCAATTGAAATATGTTATCGTCTAACCTTGTGGTATCCACAAACACCATAAACTATTTGTGAATGATAAAGCTAAACAACGACCTTGGTATTGCACGCTTGAAAAATAAGATTAATTTGCCGAACAAAGTTCGTAATTTCATTACCCAATCTCGGCAGATTATCTATCGCACGTGTGGTTCATTTATACTTCGCGTGAAGCCTAACCCTTTCACCAGAAACTTTATGCTCCGCTGAGCAGCTATAGGCACGATTTATGATCTCCCCTAGCAAAGTCAGCTCACTGAAACCTTTCTGTGTGTGTTGAGTGCAGCAAAAAACGCAAACTTCCGTTCCGGCGAGGACTTGAAAATATGCAAATTCTTCCTTCGCCGGTTGCATCGGAAACAACGAAAGGAGGTTATCACCTCGCAGGCATCTTGAATATTTCTGCCTCTCTGTACACCGCCTGTGTTTGGGAGGGGCGGCAACTATGTGGGTGTTATGTAAAGTTGAATGATTGCTAAATGTTCGATTAAACTTGAGAATCGTTTACGTTACTCCAACCATTTCTATTTACAATGTAGATATTCCATTCACGTTGATCGTCCCGGATAGAATCGATCGGCTCGCGTTCAAAGACAATAAGCCACGTGCTCGGGAATTCCTAATGGAACACGTCATACCGGGCGCCTTGATGGAGATGAAAGATCACAACGTGTATGGTAACATGAATCGACATCCGGTGGGAGTGAATCTGACCTGCATCAATATGTTGATGGGATACGTACTAAGATACATGACGAACCAGGAGACGAAGTATGCCGCCCGGTATAACGTGAGCGATTCGCTAACTATGGTGTTCATCGAGGGTAATCTGACAGAGAACAAAGCCATCAACACCAATAAGTTGAACAAACGAAATATCCAGGAGAATAATAGGTAATCATTGGTTGTTATTTACGTTGTAAAATTTAAACGAATTCCCTCTTTTTGAATTGCCAGATACAACGAACCTCAACGGTTGGAAATGAAGAATGCCACCAAAGAGTTGGCGGCGGTCAAGGAGAACCGGATCGGGCAGCATCTGATGAACTTTCTGGCCAGTTTAAAATCCGGTGCCAAGGTCTTCCAGCATTTTCTGTCGAACAGTAACCTAAGTCAACTTCTGGACGATAGTTCATACATGGTTCTTATTCCATCGGATACGGCCTTTCAGCGGTGGCATCCGATCGACTGGGGCTTCTATCCGTTCAGCGTGCAAGAGTTCACGGAAAGTGTACTGAGAAATCATTTCGTTCGAGTGAGGCAACCTCTACGGATGGCTGATCTGAGGACAATGTCCACGGAGCAGAAATTCAAGACTCTCGGTGGAGAGTATGTTGTACTTAAAGGCAGGGGTAGGTAGCTAAAACATTGAGCGAGGTATGATGTTTAAGGTTTTGTTGATTTTCACAGCTACACCAACCGTAAACAACGCATCTATATTGTATGACTACACGCTATCCAACGGAATCGAAGTATACATCATTTCCGAAGTTCTGTTTGTGTCGGAGGCAGTCGTGTCTCGGTTACATCAGGTAGTATCTAGTACATTCCGATACAATTgaagtttaaattttattttattttcaaacagatGCATAAAGACAAGGAAACTCCTCCGTTGCTAGCCTTCCCCTGGTTCGGCGCCCAGTTCCTATCGCACTCCTTCCTGGCACTGGAACGTGACAATCGGTTCACTCAGATCACGCGATTTCTCAATACGGCAGAAATCGCTCAGTACATATCCGGTGCCAACTACACCTTCTTCGTGCCTACGGACGAAGCCTTCGAACGATACAGCTTCGACATTCTGCCGGATAGCGTGCTTGCCTCGGAAAAGGGCATTAAACTGTTGCTCAATCACTTCATCAAGGGTCGCCTGTACGATCGGGATCTCCGGGATGGCGAAGTGATGGACACGATCGGAGGGTCGCCGGTAAAAATACACCGGACCTTCGATAACAACGTGACAGTGAACAACGCCAAAATCATCGAATCGGAAGTGTTTGTCTACAATTTGGGAACCATGTTTTACGTGAGCGATGTTCTCTATCCAGACATCCTTAGGGACGAAGTGGCTGTCATAACGGAAATGAAAAATCCCGATAAAAATATGCCACCGGAAGATACTGGTGACGTTTTTACGACCGAAGGTGTCCCAGCAGATCGACGTACGTCTTCAACGACCCACCGGACGTATTTCACGACGAGTGCCGACGTGGAGTTTGTTCCGCTGGAAATTACCGAGCAAAGCGGCAAAGATGACGATTTTTTGCTGCACGACGATGAAATTATCACACCGAAAGCGTTGCCAGTTAAGTACTATTTTGCGCCGAAAAAGTAAGATTTTCAGTAAATGTTTAAGATTGTTTGGACAAATAGTGAGGTGAATGATAGAAGTTAAGTGCACTAAAACTTTTAGAATTTTGGTGACTGTAGATTTTGTTTTGAAAGAAGTAAGACGAGCTATGGAGAGATGTTTGAAATAAGTTTTTTCTAAAGGTGGAAATGAAAATTTGGTGTTCGAAATAGGGCCAACTTTGAACCGAACACAGAacgcgattatttttatcgagTCATCCACGATATGTAAAACCAAATTAAGTGCATTTGTTGCATTGGAATATAAATAAATCACGTAGCATTAGCGATGAAAAGAAAAGTTTGACATTTTGTGATGATAAGTGACAATAGGACTTGCTTATGGTAAGCTATGAAGCTTTTTGATGTTCTTCATGAGAAGACTCATCTAACAACTGAAACATTATGGAATAACTCTACAGTCTATAGCTGTCTGACGCTATACATGACAATCGACGATTTTGGCTCCATAACTAAAAATTCATCGATCAACTCTACTAGCATCACAGAGCAAAATACAGTGGTGAGAGAGTGGGCCGTATTCTGCGCGgcatgtgacgtgagacgactaatctcacctcacttcaggtgacttttctcaccctattctgagagtcgactcgggtgaggtgagattccccaATGCGGTTAAATGagcgtctcacgtcacccgaagtgactcttcagaatcgggtgagaaaagtcacgtagagtgagatGAAATTAGTCGtgtcacgtcacacgccgcgcagaatagggccgagtATCTAACTTTTTACACATAATGGCGGCTTACATCGTTATATTCGTAGTTCGTTAATCGTTCAGAATTGATAATAGTTATTTACGTCTCCTTGGATCGGAatgtcgggcgttcattgagttatttgacgtctaggataCGAACACATTTGCAGCGTATGTAGACATATACGCATACGAAATAAGAATGTGCGCGGGAGATTTGCCATATGATTTAACCCCATTTGTCAAAAATTCCACCCAATTTAACCTCATACTCGCCGTAACACAACTGCAcatgtttttttattcagtgtatacttaccgattagttgtttacatcAATTGCTCcagctatttttaatttttgacgaGTTTTGTGAAGTTTAATCGTTGTTTATCGACTGGGAATTTTGTTTTACTGTTATTATTGTGCAGTATAAAGacactgaatccctctggataaagactcgccatctctatctttTTCGTAGTTAAAATccgttgtgtcactggagccggaatacgagctGGGATCAGCCAGAATCCCGGCTTATTTCCGATTGTAATTTACTGGGTCCCGTTAACCATCTGATATCCTTCAGGAAGGTTTAAGGTGTACCAGTGCGAtacggcttagccgcataacctaGGCACAAAACCGCTAGGACCTACCGGGTAAGATAGCCGCCAACCCgtcgtcggaagcaagcgaacctgtgatcctgtaaacacaaatgaacactccggatgaacctttCGTTAATTGACATGTCGATGACTTTTGATTCGAGTCAATAATAGGTACCCCATTTTCCACCGAATGCAGagccatctatatttcattgtctgcattctcagatcggcacgcattcccggtcaaaccattcggaatttgattcggaatcctgaatggagtcatggattccaaatcaaatgcaacaactgattccgactcagaatcggttgttgcatttgatttggaatccatactgactccattcaggattccgaatcaaattccgaatggtttgaccgggattcacaaatccgaaccggtttcggaatgagtttaactgggttatGGCAAGTgcacagggtggccagacctaccgatttatcggtagtcctaccgattttggtcttccctaccgattcacagacgaccaaggcaaaactaccgatattttgttattcctaccgaaaactaccgatttttattgattttggacacatcctactcaacattcatttttgggttggatttggtctgagatctgtgttgtcagtattttacaattatatgtcaatactacgtttttgggacaacaacccggcctaccgataacttcTAGTGATCCTAccgatattaacccttaaatgctcaatgttgttttaaaacaacattgcgaaaaccatcttaaAATTATCAGAGGAACGAATTAaagctgtgagacaattttcagaaaatttgaaaaaaattgctttgcgcctttaagggttaattctatctggccaccctgcaaGTGCAcgcgatcactgcgcgaaaaccgtcaaatcgggcGACGACTTTGTAGAATGCACGACGgacttttgaaaaatgtggtgcaTATGCAATGCGAGAAACAACTTAACAAGCAGTGCTTGAGAATTATtgccaaaaaccaaaatttactttgggtgtgcaatgaatgtgttaagctgatgaagtttgctcgctttcgcgacaccgtttcttcgCTTGAGTGTGTTATCACGGCTATCGCTGGGATAACGGATtacgtctgtgctgaactaaaggccaaagttatccaaaaatgATCACCAAATTTCGGGCCTCGCTGGAAAGATTTCAAAAGCTACCTCAGGACGGCTAAATCCCGGTAcatctcgaccacctcagaaacgtagtcgcgaggatggcccttatctgagcaatattcttgttggtggtcgaaagctagttgataatagcaacattgatACGGTTCCGCCTCTCACACCGATGCTCTGGTTTTTAATTTCCCTCTTTCATCCCAAAGGTTAGCAAGAAGACTCGAAAAAATGTCCACATAGACGTtagtactttgaacttcatatcattcaaagttggagttc encodes:
- the LOC131678793 gene encoding uncharacterized protein LOC131678793, coding for MTKTRGRGKMAPGRLLPLVLLVMLCNDVGATLPPTDDEVSAAVLNKDYVGKKILPDLSEIKLDAVPEPHRGAAEQFRDLWEEYLDGVKDYDVVKDIPFTLIVPDRIDRLAFKDNKPRAREFLMEHVIPGALMEMKDHNVYGNMNRHPVGVNLTCINMLMGYVLRYMTNQETKYAARYNVSDSLTMVFIEGNLTENKAINTNKLNKRNIQENNRYNEPQRLEMKNATKELAAVKENRIGQHLMNFLASLKSGAKVFQHFLSNSNLSQLLDDSSYMVLIPSDTAFQRWHPIDWGFYPFSVQEFTESVLRNHFVRVRQPLRMADLRTMSTEQKFKTLGGEYVVLKGRATPTVNNASILYDYTLSNGIEVYIISEVLFVSEAVVSRLHQMHKDKETPPLLAFPWFGAQFLSHSFLALERDNRFTQITRFLNTAEIAQYISGANYTFFVPTDEAFERYSFDILPDSVLASEKGIKLLLNHFIKGRLYDRDLRDGEVMDTIGGSPVKIHRTFDNNVTVNNAKIIESEVFVYNLGTMFYVSDVLYPDILRDEVAVITEMKNPDKNMPPEDTGDVFTTEGVPADRRTSSTTHRTYFTTSADVEFVPLEITEQSGKDDDFLLHDDEIITPKALPVKYYFAPKK